The window GGGGTGCCGGAGGCGATGACCTTTCCGAAGTGGAGGACAGTGATGGCATCGCTGACGCCCATGATCAGGTCCATGTCGTGTTCCACGATGGCCACGGTGATGCCCAGCTCGTCGCGGATGCGGCGGATCAGCTCGGCCAGAGCGCGGGTTTCCGTGGTATTCAGGCCGGCGGCGGGTTCGTCCAGGAGCAGAATGCGCGGCTGGGCAGCCAGGGCCCGCGCCAGCTCCAAGAGGCGCTGCCGACCGTAGGGCAACTCCCCGGCGGGCAGGTTCCAATCGTCTTTCAGTCCGACGAAGGCCAGTTTTTCCTCGGCCAGTTCTTGACAGCGGCGCTCACCCTGAAAAAAAGCAGGCGTCTTGAACAGGGCGCTCAGCGCCCCGTAGCGGACCACGCGGTGCGCCCCGGTCATCACGTTTTCCAGAACATTCATGGTCGTGAAGACTTCAAGATTCTGAAAGGTGCGCACCGCCCCGGCCTTGGCCCGTTTCCATGCCGGACTCCGGGTCATGTCCTGGCCCAGAAGATGAATCGTGCCTTCCGTGCTGGTGACCATGCCGCTGACCACATTCAGCAGCGTTGTCTTGCCCGCGCCGTTGGGTCCGATCAAGGCGGTTATGGTGCCTTCACGGACATCAAAATCCACGTCAGTCAACGCCATCACTCCGCCGAAACGGACATGCACGGCTTGGCAGGATAGAATCACTTCTTTGTCGTCACCACTGCGCTCAGGCACGACCAAGCCTCCGACGGACCAGGGCAACCAGCTTGGAGACGCCCCCGGCCATGCCCTGGGGCAGATACATCATGCACAGGATCAGGATCAGGCCGTAAATGATCACTTCCATGTTCTCGTAAGCCCGCAGGAATTCCGGCATGGCCGTCAGGAAGACCGTTCCGGCGATACCGCCCCACAGGCTGGCCATACCGCCCAGAACAACCATGGTGATCAACTGTACGGAAAAATGGAACCCAAAGGAGGATGGGGCCACGAAGCTGAGATAGTGCGCGTAGAGCACTCCGGCAATGCCGGCGAACATCGCCGAAAGCACAAAGATGAACAGCTTGTAACGGGCCACGTTGATGCCCATGGACTGGGCCGCCTTGTCGCTGGCGTGCAGGGCCATCAGGGCCCGGCCGATGCGGGAGTGAATCAGGTTCAAAGAGATCAGCAGCACCACGGTAACCGTGGTCCAAACCAGGAAGAAGTAGGAGAGTTCCGAATCAAAGGTGAACCCGCCGACATGAAGCTGGGGAATGCCCACGAACCCGGACGGTCCGCCGGTCAAGGAAATGGCTTCGTTAAAGAAAATATACACGATCAGTCCAAAGCCCAGAGTGGCCATGGCCAGATAGTAGCCCTTGAGCTTGAGTACGGGCATGCCCACCACCAGGGCCACCACTGCGGTCAATCCCACTCCGGAAAGCATGCCTACGGCCAGAGGAAACCCGTAG of the Desulfonatronum thioautotrophicum genome contains:
- a CDS encoding ABC transporter ATP-binding protein; amino-acid sequence: MPERSGDDKEVILSCQAVHVRFGGVMALTDVDFDVREGTITALIGPNGAGKTTLLNVVSGMVTSTEGTIHLLGQDMTRSPAWKRAKAGAVRTFQNLEVFTTMNVLENVMTGAHRVVRYGALSALFKTPAFFQGERRCQELAEEKLAFVGLKDDWNLPAGELPYGRQRLLELARALAAQPRILLLDEPAAGLNTTETRALAELIRRIRDELGITVAIVEHDMDLIMGVSDAITVLHFGKVIASGTPAEVQKNPEVVAAYLGEEAE
- a CDS encoding branched-chain amino acid ABC transporter permease, with product MKSSTLRQLAPVAAFYVLVLATPTLLSYDYYYLSILTMAGIIAIIVMGLNLLLGFAGQISLGHAALFGISAYTTAVMTATYGFPLAVGMLSGVGLTAVVALVVGMPVLKLKGYYLAMATLGFGLIVYIFFNEAISLTGGPSGFVGIPQLHVGGFTFDSELSYFFLVWTTVTVVLLISLNLIHSRIGRALMALHASDKAAQSMGINVARYKLFIFVLSAMFAGIAGVLYAHYLSFVAPSSFGFHFSVQLITMVVLGGMASLWGGIAGTVFLTAMPEFLRAYENMEVIIYGLILILCMMYLPQGMAGGVSKLVALVRRRLGRA